cacgaagtgcatccagtttttgccgtaaccctctctacatGACTAAAAAGTCGCCGGCGAAGGAGAGCCCCGGAAGACGCCGCAGAAAGGAGCGGCACTTCTGGTGGCGGCGCCTAGGTTTGGCTACCATGAGGAAAACAGGCAGCGGGCACTTACCATGCATTCCTATTCCTGACCTTGATTTCGAGGAAGTATGTATGGGTACGTATTTTTCTTGAACTACAGGGCCACTTGCAGGGTAGGGTATTCAACTATTCCTGAAACATCTTTTTCGTGGATCCAGAAGCAAAGAGTGAGAAGTTCGTACCAGAAATCAATTCGGTTGACATTGCCCTGCCTTCGTACTTGCAAAATATCCCACGTCCGCTACCCTGTGCCCGAGGGAAAGAACCGGAATCAGTAGAAAGTCAGAGCGGCCCTCAAAAAAAAAAGTCAGAGCGAGCACGACGGCGACATGCCAGTGCACACCACCACAGAAGTCAATTTCCAGCCCCCGATTTCTCCAACAGGATCTAATCAGAGCATCTGCAAAGACAGAAAGAAACCACCAATAATTCACGACGAATCGAATCTTCCCGTCCAGCTTTGTCCGATGCAACTGTCCGAAGTCGCGCAACCGTTGATGGTGACTCACTCACCGTATCGGAGCCCCCGGCGCACGTGTATCCATGGCGCTCCCCGGCGGCGCCGCCCGCTCTTTCCTTATGCATTGGCTCCGGCGCAGGCCGTTTACCTGCGCTTTACTAATTCCGCTATAATCGTACCTGGACCGACAATGCTCGTATCCATTCGGAGACACTGGACAATAAGCCATTGATTCCCCAGTTCAGGCGGCACTGAACTTCTCCGGCTTTCAGCCCGATTGACTCTACACTGACTCGATCGTGCCCTGGCGCTTGGGCAAGAGAGTCACTGCTGCTCTTGTCAGTGGCAAGAGAGACCGACCTTCCTTCGAATCCTTCAAAGGCGCCGATCAAGTCCAATTGTGCGTCCGCATCTGCGCGCGACCGAGTCCGGCCTCCGACGGTGCTCGGCTCCGCCATGTCGCAATCAAGTTATTCCGCCGGGTCATGCGTTCTGTTGACCTGCTCGGCCGACGCCAACGTTGACGTTCCAGAGCTTCTTCTTAAGCAAGTGCCCGTCTGATATTTGACGAGCTTGTTGTGGAAACAGTAGGTAGCAACTCGGTCGTCAAATATTCAACAGAACCGATCAAGAAGCCCAGACATCATCTTCTTGCGCAAGTTGAAGAGTTGGGGGATCCCAACCGCTCCGCAGACCCCGGTCAACAGTAAAATACCACGGATCTGAAGAAAACAGTAAAAATATCACGAGCAGGACGAAAAGAGCTCCTCAGTTCAGCAGCCGCGCCATGAAACTTTACAGAAACTTCGCCGGAGTCGGGGGATTTCTACTGTGCTGCAAGTTGGTGGCCTGATCCGGCCGGAGGCACACGGGTGCCGCGTGACGGGAGCAAACGACGGCGAGACGCCACTGAGGAGCTTATCCAAAACCGAAACAAGGGGAGATGCATCCACACTCCAGAAACAGAAACAGAAACGAGAGCAGGAGTTGTAGCGGCAAACAAATCATCCAAGGATGGATAAGCCTCCTGTCACGGGACAGATCGGATGCATGTATGTATGCGTGTTTCCAATTTGTCActtatgatgtattgatgtatatCCAGAACCAAAATCATGGGTTATCACAGCGGGCAGAGAGCTCACTCTATGTACAAGTGGAGCAGAGAAGATGAACTATGTGCAGCGGAGTTGAAGAAGAGGCTCACTCTATGTACAGCCACTCTATATACAGCTAATTGACCAGCGGAGTTGAGGAAGAGGCTGACCTAATCCCCACCGTTCTTCTATACAGCGAATGGAATTATTCGGGTTCGGGGAATTTCTTTCCTATGTACAGTTTGTGCAGTATGTACTAGTATGACATGTCGACGATGTTGTCTTTTACTGGCTGCCGCCTGCGCGGCGGCCGGCCATGGAGACGCCGGAGAGCCGGCTGGGCCCGGCGCGAAACCGGTCCGGGCGCTTCCTCTGCTGAAGCTGCTGTACCGAGGGAGACGGCGCCAGCGCTCTGCGTGCCCAGTGTCCGCTCCCCATGGGGACGCGCTGCGCTAGCACGTTTACCATGCGCCTAGAGCAGCCGCTGCCGATGGGTGGCGGCGATGGCGGGCAGGCTCGCTTGCTGCTGACGGCGGGGACCGCCTCCTGCTTGCGCTCCTTGTGGAGGCTGCAACGGAACGAGCCCGGGTGGTTCGTCGGGGAGCACATGCAGGACCGACGGATCTTGGCCGTGGGGGAGGAGTGGGGAGAGGAGAAGCCGACGGACTTGACCGGCGAGCCGCCGCCGGAGAGGTTGATACGGGTGAGCGAGGTGGATTGGTAGTTGGGAAAGGGGCTTAGAAGGACAGGGCCCGACATGATTTGAGAGACCAGAGAGGTGGAGGGGCCGGTGGCTTTGGTATGTGAGTTGAGTTCCGGTGGTTCGCTGCCGGTTTGGGTAAACCAGAGATGGGAGGCGGTTGGCCGCATTATATAGGCCGGGGAGGGAGATAGTAGGTCATAGGAGGGGCAGTTTGGTAACTTAGTGGCGGAGAAAACCTGCTGTTCGGTCGAGCTAAACTTTTTTTAAAGGTTAAACTAATTGAGGTTATGGTAGCACACGGGAGGGAACCGGTGTTGGGTTCAAAGCAGGTGGGAATATCCTTTGGGCTCATGCATGCCAACTTGCTTTGAAATACTACTGATTTATTTCAGTGTCAAAATTCTGGTCAATTTCTTGCATTACAAACCAGTATCTTGCAACTATTAGTCATGTCAAAGGAGTAGTATATTCCAACGATTTGTGCACCAATGAATGTGAATCGGAACATATGGTGGTTGTTTGTTTCCGTGTGAGCCGCACTGATTCGTACTAACTTCCTCTTCTGTTCAGAAAGAGCATCTTGCAGAAGCACTGATGCAATCCCATATTACTAGCACGCAGGACACAGCGCATGTGCCGGTTCGGCCGGAATTTGGGCAATGTCgaatttttttttgtttggcAATCCCACCGGTTGTGGGCTCGTGGCACGTTGCTGTCAGTAACCCGTTTCCGGCACACTGAAAGAACGGTCCTGGGAAAAAGGAACTTGTCTCTCTGAACTTCAGAACCATGGCCAAGTTGGCACGACGAGGACGCGCCACCGGCCGGCAGCGACCGGACCCGAGCCACCGGCCGTGGGTTCGCCTACGCTTTGCTTGAAACGCGGCCGACCTCTGAATGCTCGACACAGTGGCATCGGCATCAGTCGCCGTAACGGCAGTGTCCATCGGTGTTCTCCGAATCTGTTCACTCGCTCCCGCCCATGTACGTTGGTTCGTGGAGTCCGCGCGAAGGAAGGAAGGGATCGTGGAGCCCGCCGGCGATGTGCATGTGATCCGGCCGGTTGCGCCGCGATAAGATGCTCCGATCACTGTTAGCGTGTGGTGGCCGTGGATTCCGGTCGACCCAGACGAGACGATCGAACGTGGCCGTCTCTTTCGCTAGTTGCATTTCCGTTTCACTTTCGCCTTCTTCATTGGGTGGCACGCGCTCCTGCGCTCCTGGCTTTTGCGCTTCAGTTGGTGTATTTTCACCGTGAAGGGCCGGATGCGGAAAGATTGTGATCGACAAGCGGGCCTCGGAACATGCGTCGGTTAATGGCTAGAGTAATCCTTGCAAATATATTTACTCAGGCTTAATTACAGCCGTGTGCTGCTGCACCTGACCCTGGCCACATGCACGCAGCAAATGACAGATTACAGTTTATTTTAAACTAAAGCTGTACAGTTCCAcccgcaaaaaagaaaagaaaaactgcaCAGTTCAGATCACGGCCGGCCGCGGCTCACAGCTAGGCCTGCAGGTTCATCGTTTTGAACGGCGTGAACGAACGAACGGGGCAAGTACCACACGCCCGGAGGCACAATGCTTCGGTGGCACCTGCTTTTGTGTTTATGACATGTGGACTCAACAGGTGGCTGGCTCACATGTCAGTGACTCAAAGACAGGTGCCACACTGAAGCTGCGTCCCGCCCGCTGCGCGCGACGTCTGCATGGCGAGAAGGGGTGCGTGGCGCCGGTCGGCCGCGACAGGTGTCTAGGGCGGGAGCCACTTGGGCAGTGCTTTGTTTTTGTCTCTGGCCACACCTTGTCGCTTGGATCCGGATATCATCGTGCATGGGCCGTCGCCCTGCATCATCTAGCTCGGTGGTTGATGGACGCTCCACCCTGATCAGATCACATCTGATGGCCTACTGATTTTTATATCGTGCCGCCCTTTTCCAGTTGTTGAATAAAGCAGAGCGGGGCCAGGCGAACTACCAGTGTACAGTCTAGCTCAATTTCTGCAGACCGCGCGCGGATCCATCTCCAATCATACGTAGTACAGTGTATTATTATGGATCTCCAATCATGTTGCATTTGTCCGTATACTCCAGTGGTTGTTCGTGCTTTTAGACACTGCCACACTGGCCTCACATGTTTCTTATAGGGGGACTTGGCAAATCCGCCCCCTATACGTCCGCGGGCGCTTTTTATATCCACATTTTTATACATACGTATCGCATATTCCATCCTCTATATTCATACTAAAACATGCAATATTGATAAAAACTGCGTAGATTATGACTTATGAGCGAACATAGAAATGCGTTCAACAAAAGAACAGAACCGAATTTCCAAAAGATAGCCAAAGTTCACATAATACACATAATACGGCGGACAAGTTTAAACTGCAACTAAAAACATGAAATTAAGGCAGATGTTCACCATTTCCTCGCCGGCCCTTTGCCCTTCCGATCGCCGTCGCAGCTGTAGGAGTCCGCGGCATCAGGTGGGTCCACGTGAGAGATGTCGGATTCATTGTCGTCGGAGTAGGAATCGGAGATGAAGATGTAGCCTTGTAAGCGCTTGACAACGCGGTCTTGCTTGCGCTTGAGCCTGGCCACCTCACCGCCTCTGCCGCCACCTCCCGCTTGGATAGCTTAATGCTGAGCCGGAGTTACTTGGCGTTGATCCTTCGGAGCCATTGGGCCTTCGTCTCCACCACAGTCAGTGACTAGTGGCACACCCACTCGAGGAGACGGTCATCTTCGTCGGGCtcctggcggcggcgggcggactGTGCAGACGCGTCGGACCCGCTCGCCATCTCCCTTCCACTCTGCCTCTCGCAGCGGGCGGCACGTGCCTCCGACTCCGGAGTCCACTCCGCGGCTGTGTCGGAGCGGGCACTAGAACGCGCGCTGCCCGCGCGAAGCAGCGGCCGTAGGTGGAGGAGGCCGTCGGGCGGGAGAAGATCATGTAAGCCTCGCAGAGCCGTGCGCGGGGCGGGAATGGCCGGCGATCGACGACAAGTGGGGCCGCACCGGACCCGGAGCCGCAGCCCGTATCGACCCGCGGGCGCTCAAGTGCGATACTGAGCGTCAGCTCCTCCTCATCTCCGAAGCTGTCATCGGAGTGCCTGCCGGTGCTGGACATGGTCGCCGGTGATAGGGATTTGGTGGATTGGGGAAATGGGAGCATCGGGGAGGGGAGCGGAGCAGAGCGGAGTGAGATAGGATTTCTGCCGGACGGGTTTTTGATGGGTTGGGGTGGGCCGGGCTGACATGGCGGACGCGCTCGGGTGTGCCCGGGACGCCTCATATCCATCCTATATTTGAGACGGATATAAGGGGTGTCGGTCAGTCGATGcgtttgaggcccgtttgagAGCTTCGGTTGAGTCGGCTTTTTGTGACCGGTCAGTGACCGGACGATCTGCCTGGATGTATGAGACGGATATAGCGTGCCCGACTGTAGATGCTCTGAGAGGATTAAACATACAACGGTTACAGAAAAGATCAGGGTGTTGTGCTAATTATAATCCCTCTGTTCACTATGGAATTATTTTTTGCGGGTACAGTATGGACTTAACATAGATTGAAATGAGTGAACACATTTTTTTTTGCAGGTACAGTATGGAGTACTATGATATTGGTCATTTCGTATTGTCAAAACAGAGGGACTGAGGGAGTAGAAGAATCTTCTTGGTACGTTCTGATAGAGGATGATCTTGTTGGTCCTTTTCGTCCAAAACATATATGCACCGTACGTGTCAAATCAGGCTAAGCCTGGCCCGACCATATCTCAATGTAGCGTGATCACAAGCGATTCACGTATGCAATCAGAAATCATCCTATCCCCGCCTGCTCTGTCACATACCAACAAGTGAAGCAAGATCAAACGATCTATAAATGTTGAACCCCGTATCCTTAATTAGCACTGAGAAGAACGACGGGTCCTCGTGCATGCCACGCACGTAGACCCTGACGTGCGAAGGCACCGGCACCGGCCAGCTCGGGCGTACGTGTGCAAGTGTCACCGAACTGGAAGTTTCGATGGTGAAGCCACTCGTTTGGCCGTTGCATTAGAGTACTCGTTGCATTACCGCCTCCTGCACCGGCAAGAGACGGATCGGCTGGCACGCGTCGGAAGCGCAGTGGTCGGCGACTCGGCGAGGCAGTTATTCCGTCCTGCTCAGCTCCATGTAGCTACACACGCGCTCTGAAAGAGATCGATGCGACGTCGCGTACGTACGTATCGCTTCTCCGCCATCGCCGTGCATGGCCGGTAACCAGTGAGCGCCATGCACGGGCCCCACCTAGCAAGCACCTTAATCTTCGGGCGTATTGTATCGTATAATAATCCAGGCATCCATCCAGCACCTCTCGTTCTCGTGTGGTACCTGGAGGCGTGGATAGATCGATCGAGTGGGCATGGCACGCACGTTGATCCATCGATTGCCACGCGCAGCTGCATGTGCCCGCCGCGAGGCATACGTACGTACATGCATGGCGCCTCTCCAACCATACAATATACTCGATATGCATAGGAGGTGGCTAGCTAGCTAGGTGCTTCTGCAATACCAGGTTCACACGCATGCATGGTATTTCTCCCTATGTATACGTAGGGGCGTACCATGTGCCCACGTCAGGGAGATGCATGCCTGCGTGCTTACGTTGGGTGCAACACTCCAACGCCATGGAGGCCGTCTAATTAATTTTCAAAAGTGAACCTACTGTACCAGTGGCGATTTTCTATCgggtcactagtagaaaaagggtatATTGTCCCGGTTgataagggccttttgtcccggtttttgaaccgggactaaagggtcgttactaatgccctaaccctttagtcccggttcttatacgaaccgggacagatggaccttcacatggccggtgcggcgagcccaggcaggagggcatttggtcccgattggtggcactaaccgggaccaatagacatccacgcgtcagcatttcaggggctggggtatttgttttttgttttgaagggggggggggggggggttgggggttttggggggttaatttatgtgtttcatatattgtgttagctagctaattaatagagagaagtgtcctctcttatctccgtgcttggtcgacgctacgtactatgtacgtatggagaggactagacacgctagctagtaatcaaatgaaggaaacagaagatcgtcatgaacatatgcatacagagagaagtgatatcgaccacctctccttgtccgagagattggtcgaacaacaagttctcatatatctatccgacactaccggctacatatatacaataattatctcttacaatataatctcctaattaaattgtaagaacacagggtccacatagtattctccgttttcagcgatcacgtggtcaaggaagaatgccgccaattcctcttgaattgctcgcatacgatctggtgctaggagttcatcccgcatccgaaagatctaatttgaagaagggggtcaatacatatatatatatgaataaatgaaactcaacacaaatgatggtaataaaataaaattgtgaatattattgcttacgcacttcatattgttcgtcagaggagccccgctcacaggtcgtgtagcggatggactcgcaaacgtagtatccacagtaattattcccggattcctgccacaaccactttacaagaaatagaggtcaatcaaactgataagcaagcatgctaaatggtattgatgaaactagcgcttgaatcactaggagatgcgcggaacatgctactatagtacttactttcgggtgtctaaattgcagcttcttcggcagtcccggtgcttttttggtgaattttctccaaaccctgccagacaaagaaaacaattacttgatatcagaaaatgaacaaagttgctgatattgtggataatgatcgatttaacttacttctcgagcatttgagtcatgtccgcatagtcctggggatcttttcgtctcgagtctaagtcGGTTACTACTccgcttaatctctaggagaatatagtggaagctgcgcatgcatgcataagtcatcagttacattactataacctggactaataagggaaaccgaatatgcacaagacagtaacactcacttgaagttgtaaggaaacactagtagaaaaagggtcaaatgtcaagcacattagtgccggtttgcttttgagccggcactaatgtgtgcattagtgccggttccaacggctagccagccgctttccttagtaccggttcgtggccgacctttagcaccggttcgtgccacggaccggtactaaagtgagtggtggcaggatgttgtcagtccggggccccccagcacctttagtaccggttcatggcacgaatcggtgctaaaggtcgtcctacataagcccttcatccacccgagctcgctctgttcttcccctttcccctctcctctctgttcttcccctcttcctctcgagctcatcacacattttgcccaaaatttgtcaagatttgaaggccccatccattcaaatgatcacaaaggttagcaactttgtcctttcatctctcattgctagattagctcttgcaatgctttgtatagtgattaatttatgagtttagtaatttggtagaaaatatatgtgctagtatttgatttatatgcaattcgtggtcaaaactaacacttagtttgcatatgtaggtgtggtttacttagtgccttctaaatctccgtcgtaaccacagtcgatcgcccgcaccgttccgtcgccggcaacaccttgtggtgagcctcttgttcatgaatgttttacattaccaaattgatgtttgtgtgatttggatatatagttactcgtataattatcttacccgtacgttgtttgttatacatagtgccatggttttgatatccgtccccgtcggccctcgtccttgttatgattcggatgtggtatattctcttttaaaactagttgttgcatttcgtgtttacgacaaattatgcccatcaagttgacatagatatttttgtctaggaggtttgtgaaccggaaattccaaccgaccctattgtcgagaggttaaatttagttgaaagagaaaacgagtatttgaaagaaagattgaaaagaattgagggggagaagatggaattggagttgcatgttgccgatgtcgtcgatgatcacaagatcaagatggagaaaatgcgcttgaagattagaaagattaaaaaatatgccattgatagtgaggcttggtatcattatgctgttggatcaattgttatcttagttgcgatcttgatcgcatttgttgttgcatttaaattctttagttagagagttatttgtttgttgcatttaagtcttgtatgaactttatgtatgaatttgtattaatttggtctattcggtgttgtgtaatgaagatgagccgacaatggatgtacgatgaccgatgctctcccgagttcattaatggcgtgcaaacttttctgcttgcagctgaggcaaacaagcgggcggatggttttatgccttgtccatgtttagtctataagaaccattcacgtccacctgtttaagtccggtttcataccccactataatgtttggaccaagcacggagaaagaggggttatgatggaagacaatgaagaagaagaggacgatgacaactatcatggcCATGGATTCCCTAAATAcaatgatacaacaatgggggaagaagctgagccggcaatgcgggaagaggctgaagaagaggcatcagatgagcccgttgatgatctaggtcgggccattgccgatgcaaagagaaactgcgcaagtgatttggagaagaagaagttgcagcgcatgttagaggatcacaagaaattgttgtacccgaattgcaaagctgacaagaaaaagttgggcaccacactggaattgctgcaatggaaggcagagaatggtgtatctgacaagggatttggaaagttgctggtaatgataaagaatatgcttccaaaggacaacgaattgcccgagagtacgtacgaagcaaagaaggctgtctgccctctagggttagaggtgcaaaagatacatgcatgccctaatgactgcatcctctactgcggtgagtacaaggatttgaacgcttgcccggtatgcggtgcattgcgctataagatcaggcgcgatgaccctggtgatgtcgagggcgagcgccccaggaagaagattcctgccaaggtgatgtggtatgctcctataataccacggttgaaacgtttgttccaaaacaaagagcatgccaaggcgatgcgatggcacagagaagatcGTAAGAAAGACgaaaagttgagagtacccgctgacgggtcgcagttgagaaaaattgagagaaagtacgggaaggagtttgcagatgacgcaaggaacgtatggtttggtctaagcgcagatggcattaatccttttggggagcagagcaacaaccatagcacctggcctgtgactctatgtttgtataaccttcctccttggttgtgcatgcaGCGGAaattcattatgatgccagtgctcatccaaggccctaagcaacccggcaacgacattgatgtgtacctaaggccattagttgaagaactcttacagctgtggaatagaacaggtgtacgtgcgtgggatgagcacatgggggaagaatttgacctaaaggccttgctgttcgtgaccatcaatgattggcctgctctcagta
The sequence above is a segment of the Aegilops tauschii subsp. strangulata cultivar AL8/78 chromosome 6, Aet v6.0, whole genome shotgun sequence genome. Coding sequences within it:
- the LOC109755531 gene encoding uncharacterized protein, coding for MRPTASHLWFTQTGSEPPELNSHTKATGPSTSLVSQIMSGPVLLSPFPNYQSTSLTRINLSGGGSPVKSVGFSSPHSSPTAKIRRSCMCSPTNHPGSFRCSLHKERKQEAVPAVSSKRACPPSPPPIGSGCSRRMVNVLAQRVPMGSGHWARRALAPSPSVQQLQQRKRPDRFRAGPSRLSGVSMAGRRAGGSQ